One window from the genome of Streptomyces sp. NBC_01476 encodes:
- a CDS encoding acyltransferase: MVGTDSTVRTRPTAQVDETAQVGEGSTIWELAQIRERAVLGTGCIVGRGAYVGPGVRIGDNVKLQNYALVYEPAELADGVFVGPAAVLTNDHFPRSVDPSGKLKRGEDWEAVAVRVAEGASLGARSVCVAPVAVGRWALVAAGAVVTRDVPDFALVAGVPARRIGWVGRAGVRLVERAGEPGLWECPETGVLHDEKDGVLTERC; the protein is encoded by the coding sequence GTGGTCGGGACAGACAGCACCGTGCGGACCCGGCCGACCGCGCAGGTCGACGAGACCGCGCAGGTCGGCGAGGGCAGCACCATCTGGGAACTGGCGCAGATCCGGGAGCGGGCAGTGCTCGGCACCGGCTGCATCGTGGGCCGCGGCGCCTACGTGGGCCCGGGAGTGCGGATCGGCGACAACGTCAAACTCCAGAACTACGCGCTGGTGTACGAGCCCGCGGAGCTCGCCGACGGTGTCTTCGTCGGTCCGGCCGCGGTACTCACCAACGACCACTTCCCGCGCTCGGTCGACCCGTCGGGGAAGCTCAAGCGCGGCGAGGACTGGGAGGCCGTCGCGGTACGCGTCGCCGAAGGGGCCTCGCTGGGCGCCCGTTCGGTCTGCGTGGCCCCGGTCGCGGTGGGCCGCTGGGCTCTGGTCGCGGCGGGCGCCGTGGTCACCCGGGACGTACCGGACTTCGCGCTGGTCGCGGGGGTCCCGGCCCGCCGGATCGGCTGGGTCGGCCGGGCCGGCGTACGGCTGGTCGAGCGGGCCGGCGAACCGGGGCTGTGGGAGTGTCCGGAAACCGGCGTCCTGCACGACGAGAAGGACGGCGTGCTCACCGAACGGTGCTGA
- the rfbC gene encoding dTDP-4-dehydrorhamnose 3,5-epimerase, which produces MRQLGIPGAWVHEPKIFGDARGGFHEWFQAADFATATGRELRPAQANCSVSVRGTLRGVHFADVPPGQAKYVKCVRGAVLDVVVDLRVGSPDFGRWEAVRLDDTDHASVFLSEGLGHAFMALTDNATVVYLCSEGYAPAREHGVHPLDPALGITWPAGIEPVLSAKDADAPTLAQARERGLLPSYAGCLAFYAGLRPDSTARSGG; this is translated from the coding sequence ATGAGGCAGCTCGGCATCCCCGGGGCCTGGGTGCACGAACCGAAGATCTTCGGGGATGCCCGCGGTGGCTTCCACGAGTGGTTCCAGGCAGCGGATTTCGCCACCGCGACCGGCCGGGAACTGCGGCCTGCCCAGGCGAACTGTTCGGTGTCGGTACGCGGAACGCTGCGCGGTGTCCACTTCGCCGACGTACCTCCGGGCCAGGCGAAGTACGTCAAGTGCGTGCGTGGCGCGGTGCTGGACGTGGTGGTCGACCTACGGGTCGGGTCGCCGGACTTCGGGCGCTGGGAAGCGGTCCGGCTGGACGACACCGACCACGCCTCGGTCTTCCTCTCCGAGGGGCTCGGCCACGCCTTCATGGCGCTGACCGACAACGCGACGGTGGTCTATCTGTGCTCCGAGGGCTACGCCCCGGCCCGCGAGCACGGTGTGCATCCGCTGGACCCGGCGCTCGGCATCACCTGGCCGGCCGGCATCGAACCAGTGCTGTCCGCCAAGGACGCCGACGCGCCTACGCTCGCGCAGGCGCGGGAGCGCGGACTGCTGCCCTCGTACGCCGGCTGCCTGGCGTTCTACGCCGGGCTCAGGCCGGACTCCACTGCCCGGTCCGGTGGTTGA
- the rfbA gene encoding glucose-1-phosphate thymidylyltransferase RfbA: MRGIVLAGGTGSRLWPITKAVSKQLMPVFDKPMVYYPLTTLVMAGVQDILIITTPDDRPQFERLLGDGSQWGLRFTFAAQERPGGIAEAFVIGERFIGDQPVALILGDNIFHGAGLGPQLRGYRDPDGGVIFAHAVANPADYGVVEFDAHGTALSIEEKPARPRSRYAVPGLYFYDSEVIAIARKLTPSARGELEISHVNQEYLERGRLTVSVLDRGTVWLDTGTFQSLVQASEYVRVVEERQGFKIGCVEEAAWLAGFIDDRQLLALAEPLRKSGYGEYLVEILAQRAADTGFNHRTGQWSPA; this comes from the coding sequence ATGCGTGGGATTGTGCTCGCGGGCGGCACCGGGTCTCGACTGTGGCCGATCACCAAGGCCGTGTCCAAGCAGCTGATGCCGGTCTTCGACAAACCGATGGTGTACTACCCGCTGACGACCCTTGTCATGGCGGGTGTCCAGGACATCCTGATCATCACCACCCCGGACGACCGGCCGCAGTTCGAGCGGCTGCTCGGTGACGGCTCGCAGTGGGGACTCCGCTTCACCTTCGCCGCACAGGAGCGCCCGGGGGGCATCGCCGAGGCGTTCGTCATCGGCGAGCGCTTCATCGGCGACCAGCCGGTCGCCCTCATCCTCGGCGACAACATCTTCCACGGCGCCGGCCTCGGACCGCAGTTGCGCGGCTACCGGGACCCGGACGGCGGGGTGATCTTCGCGCACGCGGTCGCCAACCCGGCCGACTACGGCGTGGTCGAGTTCGACGCGCACGGCACCGCGCTGTCCATCGAGGAGAAGCCGGCCAGGCCCCGCTCCCGGTACGCGGTGCCCGGCCTGTACTTCTACGACAGCGAAGTGATCGCCATAGCCCGCAAGCTGACCCCCAGTGCCCGCGGCGAGCTGGAGATATCCCACGTCAACCAGGAGTACCTGGAACGCGGCCGGCTCACCGTCTCGGTCCTCGACCGCGGCACCGTATGGCTGGACACCGGCACCTTCCAGTCCCTGGTGCAGGCGTCGGAGTACGTCCGGGTGGTCGAGGAGCGGCAGGGCTTCAAGATCGGCTGCGTCGAGGAGGCCGCCTGGCTGGCCGGCTTCATCGACGACCGGCAACTGCTGGCGCTGGCCGAGCCGCTGCGCAAGAGCGGCTACGGCGAGTACCTGGTGGAGATCCTCGCCCAGCGCGCCGCCGACACCGGTTTCAACCACCGGACCGGGCAGTGGAGTCCGGCCTGA